One window of the Candidatus Jettenia sp. genome contains the following:
- a CDS encoding ABC transporter substrate-binding protein: MTDTSIRVGAILPGKEFPAEMAMAMKEVLQSYFHDLNEQGGIYNRRIELRFSASGDTPAATQANAMSLLEEEVFVINGAFIEGSEREIDVLIQEREIPLVGAITNFPQVDFPLNRYVFYLFSGVKELSLAMVEFASEKFGAEDPHIAILSAGGEVFSEITHAIDEQCKKNGWDSRIILTYPHDQFEAKRLVKEMKEKEVDAIFFLGSGNEQKALLSEAEQLQWRPFVFIPGPLIDKEILTVSAGFKDKIFLSFPRGPSDMIRASVKEYHSFAEKHKIPAQHLSVQIEAYCSAKILAEGLKRAGKDVSRERLVTVLEGLYEFETGLTPQITFGPNRRIGALGAYIALVDPEEKKVVSASDWVKLQ, encoded by the coding sequence TTGACGGATACGAGTATCCGGGTAGGGGCTATTTTACCGGGTAAAGAATTCCCGGCAGAGATGGCAATGGCCATGAAAGAGGTATTACAGTCCTATTTTCACGACCTTAACGAACAGGGGGGGATTTACAACCGCCGGATTGAACTCAGGTTTTCAGCCTCAGGAGATACCCCTGCAGCAACACAAGCGAATGCGATGTCTCTTCTCGAGGAAGAAGTATTCGTTATCAATGGCGCTTTCATTGAGGGATCAGAGAGAGAAATTGATGTACTTATACAGGAACGTGAAATTCCGCTTGTGGGCGCTATAACGAATTTTCCTCAGGTGGATTTTCCCTTGAACCGGTATGTTTTTTATTTGTTCTCTGGTGTGAAAGAACTATCTCTTGCTATGGTTGAATTTGCATCGGAGAAGTTTGGTGCAGAGGATCCGCATATTGCAATCCTTTCTGCCGGTGGTGAAGTTTTTTCGGAAATTACCCATGCGATCGATGAGCAGTGCAAAAAAAATGGCTGGGATTCACGGATAATACTCACATACCCGCATGATCAATTCGAGGCTAAACGTCTTGTGAAAGAGATGAAGGAGAAAGAGGTAGATGCGATCTTCTTCCTTGGCTCAGGAAATGAGCAAAAAGCCTTGTTGAGTGAAGCCGAGCAGCTTCAATGGAGACCTTTTGTTTTCATTCCTGGTCCATTGATCGATAAGGAAATTCTCACGGTCTCTGCCGGCTTTAAAGATAAGATTTTTCTGTCCTTTCCCCGGGGACCCTCTGATATGATTCGCGCCTCCGTAAAAGAATATCATTCCTTTGCTGAAAAACACAAAATTCCTGCACAGCATTTATCTGTTCAGATCGAGGCTTATTGTTCAGCAAAAATACTTGCCGAGGGGCTGAAGCGTGCCGGTAAGGATGTGAGCCGTGAAAGACTGGTAACTGTACTTGAGGGATTGTATGAGTTTGAAACCGGTTTAACACCACAGATAACCTTCGGTCCTAACCGGCGTATCGGCGCACTGGGAGCCTATATAGCATTAGTAGATCCTGAAGAAAAAAAAGTTGTCAGTGCCAGTGATTGGGTAAAATTGCAATAA
- a CDS encoding cytochrome c: protein MVSIKGLEPMQRHSWPNIGISLKIFVAWILATIAIFYLKNHVSAGTVVNRQLTPQERQGKQIYLLGSSASGREITALLGNDTTEVPASALPCVSCHGYDGKGRPEGGVLPSDITGDFLMKPYGITHPNGRKHPPYTDRFLRQAIVKGIDPSGNKLSPVMPVYRFTREEVNNLIVYLKRLGKKRNRG, encoded by the coding sequence ATGGTATCAATTAAAGGTTTAGAGCCAATGCAGAGACATTCCTGGCCTAACATCGGTATATCTCTGAAGATTTTCGTGGCATGGATACTGGCAACTATCGCAATTTTTTATCTGAAGAATCATGTATCTGCCGGAACGGTTGTAAACCGGCAATTGACACCCCAGGAGAGACAGGGAAAACAGATATACCTGCTTGGCTCTTCTGCCTCGGGCCGTGAGATTACTGCGTTATTGGGTAATGATACAACAGAAGTGCCAGCCAGCGCGCTACCATGCGTAAGCTGTCATGGATATGATGGTAAAGGCAGACCTGAAGGCGGGGTATTACCTTCTGATATAACCGGGGATTTCTTAATGAAACCCTATGGCATCACTCATCCTAACGGGAGAAAGCATCCGCCTTATACGGACCGGTTTCTCCGGCAAGCCATTGTCAAGGGAATCGATCCGTCAGGGAATAAATTGTCTCCTGTAATGCCTGTCTACCGTTTTACCCGGGAAGAGGTTAATAATCTCATAGTATATCTCAAGCGGTTAGGAAAGAAAAGGAACCGGGGTTGA
- a CDS encoding SCO family protein produces MSKFICSDKESRKRLFRSWQLLVPVVCFFWSGVSFSQNEIKSVPLQPKQAIQAETPESTEQKPCCPSEKKARKEGGKVAATLNMKIPDVELLNQEGKKVRFYSDLVKDKVVAINFIFTTCTTICPPLSVNFSKVQNLMGNRTGRDFNLISISVDPVNDTPQRLRAWGEKFGAKPGWTFLTGRKQDVDKLLKALKVFTPIKEDHSPLILVGNEAKGQWTRVNGLVPSAQLVQVIEDMLDNPKKELSAEKERARKDKREPVAGREVVRLAREVQQNAAIQGGNPAAQKYFSDVELINQYGEKMRFYSDLIKGKVVIINCFFTECTGICPVMSKNLLAIQEAVGERLGKDVHIISISVDSITDTPQRLKQYAENYHAKPGWYFLSGKKENVDQALYKLGFFVEERDQHSGLFLIGNDATGLWKKAMGLAKAQELIPMVEGVLNDGIN; encoded by the coding sequence ATGTCAAAATTCATCTGTTCCGATAAAGAGTCCAGAAAAAGACTATTCAGATCATGGCAACTACTGGTGCCGGTGGTCTGTTTTTTCTGGTCAGGTGTATCATTTTCCCAGAATGAGATTAAGTCGGTTCCCTTACAGCCGAAACAAGCTATTCAGGCAGAAACCCCGGAAAGCACAGAACAGAAGCCTTGCTGTCCATCTGAAAAAAAAGCACGGAAAGAGGGGGGTAAGGTTGCGGCAACTTTAAACATGAAGATACCGGATGTGGAACTCCTGAATCAGGAGGGGAAGAAGGTACGCTTCTACAGTGACCTGGTAAAAGACAAAGTGGTAGCTATAAATTTCATCTTTACCACCTGTACCACGATATGTCCTCCCTTGAGCGTTAACTTCTCTAAAGTCCAGAATCTCATGGGCAATCGTACCGGCAGAGATTTTAATCTCATCTCTATCAGCGTCGATCCTGTAAATGATACTCCTCAGAGGCTCAGGGCCTGGGGAGAAAAGTTCGGGGCAAAACCGGGATGGACCTTCCTTACCGGGAGGAAACAAGATGTAGACAAACTCCTTAAAGCACTGAAGGTCTTTACCCCGATAAAGGAGGACCATTCTCCTCTCATCCTTGTGGGTAATGAAGCGAAGGGACAATGGACACGGGTTAACGGCCTTGTGCCATCGGCTCAATTAGTCCAGGTCATTGAGGATATGCTGGATAATCCGAAGAAAGAATTGTCTGCGGAGAAGGAAAGGGCAAGAAAAGATAAAAGAGAACCAGTTGCCGGGAGAGAGGTCGTGAGGCTTGCCAGAGAGGTACAACAAAACGCTGCCATACAGGGAGGAAATCCGGCGGCACAGAAATATTTTTCCGATGTGGAATTGATCAATCAGTATGGAGAGAAGATGCGGTTTTACAGCGATCTGATCAAGGGAAAGGTCGTTATTATCAACTGTTTTTTTACCGAGTGCACTGGCATCTGTCCTGTCATGAGCAAAAACTTGCTGGCAATTCAAGAGGCTGTGGGTGAACGTTTAGGTAAGGATGTGCACATCATTTCCATCAGTGTGGACTCGATTACCGACACGCCACAACGGCTCAAACAGTATGCTGAGAATTATCATGCAAAACCCGGTTGGTATTTCTTATCCGGAAAAAAAGAGAATGTGGATCAGGCCCTCTATAAGCTCGGTTTTTTTGTCGAAGAAAGAGATCAGCACAGTGGTCTGTTCCTTATCGGCAATGATGCAACGGGACTCTGGAAAAAGGCTATGGGGCTGGCAAAGGCGCAAGAACTTATTCCTATGGTAGAGGGAGTGCTTAACGATGGTATCAATTAA